The following proteins are co-located in the Chloroflexota bacterium genome:
- a CDS encoding MBL fold metallo-hydrolase — protein sequence MGLRVVSLASGSSGNAFLVEAGDTRVLIDAGCSVRALAEELEHPLNFVSQGTGSAGIHRGLTAILLTHEHSDHVSAVSALSRRYSVPVIANERTLAALNLIKAQTDVLATDSVMKIGELRITSFGLPHDGHDPVGYSFEYERWRVCLATDLGYVPSYLRDYVRAADLVILEANHDPDRLINGPYPDFLKGRILGQRGHLSNQQAAECIVQCASDRPQWLWLAHLSAVNNSPRLALRTVRRYLECAGITTVKVEIALRDRRSLVWDAENCWTQPALPFR from the coding sequence TTGGGCTTACGAGTCGTATCCCTGGCCAGTGGAAGTTCAGGGAATGCATTTCTCGTTGAGGCTGGTGATACACGGGTACTTATAGATGCCGGTTGCTCCGTCAGGGCCCTTGCGGAGGAGCTAGAGCATCCGTTGAATTTTGTGTCTCAGGGCACTGGTTCAGCAGGCATACATCGAGGCTTGACAGCTATTCTTCTGACCCATGAACACAGCGATCACGTCTCAGCTGTGAGCGCTCTCTCGCGGCGTTACAGCGTGCCGGTGATAGCCAACGAGCGAACGCTTGCCGCGCTCAACCTGATAAAAGCACAGACGGATGTACTGGCAACAGATAGTGTTATGAAAATCGGTGAGCTGCGCATAACTTCCTTCGGGTTACCTCATGACGGGCATGATCCCGTTGGGTACTCGTTTGAATATGAGCGGTGGAGGGTTTGTTTGGCTACTGATCTCGGCTATGTTCCATCTTACCTGCGCGATTACGTGCGGGCGGCTGACCTGGTCATCCTAGAGGCTAATCATGATCCTGATCGTCTGATAAACGGTCCCTACCCGGATTTCCTTAAGGGGCGCATTCTTGGACAGAGGGGACATCTCTCCAATCAACAAGCAGCTGAGTGCATAGTCCAATGTGCCTCGGATCGCCCGCAATGGCTGTGGCTAGCCCATCTCAGTGCGGTCAACAACTCACCACGCCTGGCCTTGAGGACGGTGAGAAGATACCTGGAGTGTGCCGGGATAACCACAGTTAAAGTAGAGATAGCCTTACGGGATAGGCGGAGCCTTGTTTGGGATGCGGAAAACTGCTGGACACAGCCTGCCTTACCGTTCCGTTAG
- the trmD gene encoding tRNA (guanosine(37)-N1)-methyltransferase TrmD has translation MRFDILTLFPSMFAGPFSESIVKRAVEKGLVSINITDIRDFATDKHRATDDYPFGGGSGMVMKPEPIFAAVESLLVPTPDVAPAEIILLTPQGRLFKQRLAQELAGKEWLILICGRYEGVDERVREHLATDEISIGDYVLSGGEIPAMVLVDAVVRLLPGVLGAPPSILEESHSQGLLEYPHYTRPAVFRGWAVPEVLLSGNHAAIARWRREQSLRRTLERRPDLLARAELNESDLRFLRDLESKGVINQL, from the coding sequence ATGCGTTTTGATATCCTTACCCTTTTTCCCTCGATGTTCGCTGGTCCTTTCAGCGAAAGCATAGTTAAGCGTGCTGTGGAGAAAGGACTGGTCTCGATAAATATTACCGATATTCGTGACTTTGCTACCGATAAACACCGTGCCACTGATGATTACCCCTTCGGTGGAGGATCGGGCATGGTGATGAAGCCTGAACCCATCTTTGCGGCGGTGGAATCTTTACTGGTACCCACTCCTGATGTTGCTCCAGCGGAGATAATCCTCTTGACTCCGCAGGGCAGGCTGTTCAAGCAACGTCTTGCTCAGGAGCTGGCAGGCAAAGAGTGGCTCATTCTCATCTGTGGCCGCTATGAGGGGGTGGACGAGCGGGTGCGGGAACATCTTGCCACTGATGAGATCTCCATAGGCGACTATGTTTTGAGTGGGGGAGAGATCCCAGCGATGGTCCTGGTTGATGCGGTTGTGCGTCTTCTACCTGGTGTGCTGGGAGCGCCACCTTCCATCCTTGAAGAGTCGCACAGTCAGGGGTTATTAGAGTACCCACACTATACCAGGCCAGCTGTATTTCGTGGCTGGGCTGTTCCGGAGGTTCTGCTGTCAGGTAACCACGCCGCTATCGCCAGATGGCGGCGAGAACAATCTCTCCGACGCACCCTCGAGCGCCGGCCAGACCTGTTAGCCAGGGCAGAGCTGAACGAGAGCGACCTCCGTTTCCTTCGTGACCTGGAGTCCAAAGGCGTTATTAATCAGTTATAG
- the udp gene encoding uridine phosphorylase — protein MAGKLQYHIRCSPEDVAKYVLLPGDPDRVKLIAQIWDEWREVSSHREHVTYSGKVSGIPITACSTGVGGPSAANALEELAELGADTFIRVGTTGALWEHINCGDLIITSGAVRYDGTSPYYVDLAYPACANYEVIAALVEAAERLGHPYHVGISASTASFFCGQARPGFKDYWQSWMEPKITDLRAAKVLNFEMEAGTILTLSNLFDLRAGAVCAVVANRITDKLAYVGVDRCIAVAVEAVKILHEWDQKKAALGKQRWYPSLTATYG, from the coding sequence ATGGCGGGGAAATTACAGTATCATATCCGTTGTAGCCCTGAAGATGTAGCTAAGTATGTCTTACTGCCCGGAGATCCAGACCGCGTGAAACTGATCGCCCAAATCTGGGACGAATGGAGGGAGGTATCCAGTCACCGAGAGCACGTGACCTACAGTGGCAAGGTAAGCGGTATCCCTATCACAGCCTGCTCGACAGGCGTAGGAGGGCCTTCTGCAGCTAACGCCCTCGAAGAACTGGCTGAGCTCGGGGCAGATACCTTCATCCGCGTGGGAACAACTGGTGCTTTATGGGAGCATATCAACTGCGGGGACCTGATCATCACCAGCGGGGCAGTGAGGTATGATGGCACCAGCCCCTACTATGTCGACCTCGCCTACCCCGCTTGCGCTAACTATGAGGTCATCGCCGCCCTGGTGGAGGCCGCCGAGAGACTGGGACATCCCTATCACGTAGGCATTTCGGCCTCGACGGCCTCCTTTTTCTGTGGGCAGGCACGTCCCGGCTTCAAGGATTACTGGCAGAGCTGGATGGAGCCTAAGATCACTGACCTCCGGGCAGCGAAGGTGCTAAACTTCGAGATGGAAGCGGGGACTATCCTCACCTTAAGCAACCTATTTGACCTCAGGGCTGGTGCCGTCTGTGCCGTGGTAGCCAATCGCATCACTGATAAGCTGGCCTACGTCGGCGTGGATCGTTGCATCGCGGTAGCTGTGGAAGCAGTTAAAATCCTACACGAATGGGATCAGAAAAAGGCTGCTCTGGGTAAGCAGAGATGGTATCCTTCTCTGACAGCCACATATGGGTAA
- a CDS encoding glycosyltransferase family 4 protein, with protein MKVLMLSWEYPPYNVGGLGKHVMELVPALAKQGVEVYLLTPRWVSALGEEPIVELHPIDYTEGKGVPTNLYRVASLSADMSDFFSGAMRVNLNLADRGRKLVEGEDKFDLLHAHDWLVAHAAFSLKHAYGLPLISTIHATEYGRSRGNLSGELQRAIHNVEWWLTYESWRVICCSRHMVDEVGRIFQTPLDKIDLIPNGVDPTRFDRLEGKDLRDFRAGYAMADEKIVLYVGRLVYEKGVHLLVESVPRVLDSFPWAKFVVVGTGDSMDSLRQRAMELGVDQKIYFTGFVSDEVRDRLFKVADVAVLPSLYEPFGIVALEAMAAKTPVVAAGVGGLAEVIVHNETGILVHPDNVDSLTWGILHTLLSPDWAAMRAQRAYEVVVRDYGWMEIARRTKEIYERVIRERQASPSA; from the coding sequence GTGAAGGTTCTGATGTTATCTTGGGAATATCCACCATATAACGTTGGTGGTCTGGGTAAGCATGTTATGGAGCTTGTACCAGCCCTGGCCAAACAGGGCGTTGAGGTCTATTTATTGACACCACGTTGGGTTAGTGCCTTGGGTGAGGAACCCATCGTGGAGCTTCATCCCATAGATTATACTGAAGGCAAGGGTGTTCCTACTAATCTCTATCGTGTGGCTTCCCTCTCGGCTGACATGTCCGACTTCTTCAGCGGGGCTATGCGGGTAAATCTGAATCTGGCGGATAGAGGGCGGAAATTGGTCGAGGGTGAGGATAAGTTCGACTTACTTCATGCTCATGATTGGCTGGTAGCACATGCGGCCTTCTCCTTAAAGCATGCCTATGGACTTCCCTTGATCAGCACTATTCATGCTACCGAATATGGGCGCAGTCGTGGTAACCTGAGTGGGGAATTACAGCGAGCTATCCATAACGTGGAGTGGTGGCTCACTTATGAGTCCTGGCGAGTGATCTGTTGCAGCAGACATATGGTGGATGAGGTTGGGCGAATCTTCCAAACGCCCCTGGACAAGATCGATCTAATTCCCAATGGGGTAGATCCGACGCGTTTTGATAGGCTGGAGGGGAAAGACCTCAGAGACTTTCGCGCTGGCTACGCCATGGCAGATGAGAAGATAGTTCTCTATGTAGGACGCCTGGTATACGAGAAGGGTGTTCATCTCCTCGTCGAGTCTGTGCCGCGGGTCCTGGACAGCTTCCCATGGGCAAAATTTGTGGTGGTGGGGACGGGCGACTCTATGGATAGCTTGCGCCAGCGAGCTATGGAGCTCGGGGTGGATCAGAAGATTTACTTTACCGGTTTTGTATCAGACGAGGTACGAGACCGTCTGTTCAAAGTGGCTGATGTTGCCGTCCTTCCCAGTCTCTACGAGCCTTTCGGTATCGTGGCTCTGGAAGCGATGGCGGCAAAGACACCCGTCGTTGCTGCTGGAGTAGGTGGTCTAGCTGAGGTGATCGTGCACAATGAGACTGGAATACTCGTTCACCCGGATAACGTAGATTCTTTGACTTGGGGCATCTTGCATACGTTGCTGAGTCCAGACTGGGCAGCCATGCGTGCCCAGCGGGCCTATGAAGTAGTTGTGCGAGATTATGGTTGGATGGAGATCGCCAGGCGTACGAAAGAGATTTATGAGAGGGTGATACGTGAACGGCAAGCTAGCCCGTCCGCATAG
- a CDS encoding branched-chain amino acid ABC transporter substrate-binding protein, which yields MLVVLIGGLGIAALPQQDGWKGIIKVGSVLPFYGYDVSTAPNALMAMKLAIGEWNQRGGVEGYRIELVSVDDENDPKVAAYQAKEMIVDPVIMGVVGHLSSDSALAAVGDYHQAGLALITIGATASGLTEYGYPEVFQMVADDRLRADKAVGLLINKYGLKRLAIIWEQSPGYVEAAHTLATVATGRMAIVVQGQVPGRPRNFAPLLEQMAQAKVEGVFFSGSFQQAAALAVELKNVLPKVVFLVGSDCDTADFVKIGEAAVDGTLYLSRGVVDLWGVEKTGGFTRNFQDYAQLKPLGVAALAYDATNILLQAIALALHEDGNLNRERVVASLHNIGAYQGVTGAIAFDKMGRSRHPLFYIYGIESGRYPGRVILKSE from the coding sequence TTGCTTGTTGTACTGATCGGGGGTCTGGGCATTGCGGCCCTACCGCAGCAGGATGGATGGAAGGGCATCATCAAGGTAGGCTCAGTTTTGCCCTTTTATGGATATGACGTTAGTACCGCCCCCAACGCCCTTATGGCCATGAAGCTAGCTATTGGAGAATGGAATCAAAGGGGTGGTGTTGAGGGGTATCGAATTGAGCTGGTGTCCGTTGATGATGAGAATGACCCCAAGGTGGCTGCTTACCAGGCCAAAGAGATGATAGTCGATCCGGTTATAATGGGTGTCGTGGGGCACCTGAGCAGCGATTCAGCCTTGGCGGCCGTCGGAGACTATCATCAGGCGGGACTGGCTCTTATAACCATAGGGGCAACGGCTAGCGGTCTTACCGAATATGGCTATCCTGAGGTGTTTCAAATGGTAGCTGATGATCGTCTACGGGCAGACAAAGCTGTGGGATTGTTGATCAATAAATACGGCCTAAAACGTCTGGCTATTATCTGGGAACAATCGCCGGGCTATGTTGAGGCAGCCCATACCCTCGCTACTGTGGCGACCGGACGGATGGCTATCGTCGTCCAGGGCCAGGTGCCTGGACGGCCACGCAATTTCGCTCCTCTCCTGGAACAAATGGCACAGGCGAAGGTGGAGGGGGTCTTTTTCAGCGGCTCCTTTCAGCAGGCAGCGGCACTAGCGGTCGAACTGAAAAATGTCTTACCCAAGGTAGTTTTCCTGGTCGGTAGTGACTGTGATACAGCGGACTTTGTTAAGATCGGTGAAGCGGCGGTTGATGGTACCTTGTATTTATCCCGTGGTGTAGTCGATCTTTGGGGGGTAGAGAAGACAGGAGGGTTCACACGAAATTTTCAGGATTATGCCCAGCTGAAACCGCTGGGTGTGGCCGCCCTGGCCTATGATGCCACCAATATCCTTTTACAGGCGATAGCTCTAGCCCTACATGAGGATGGAAATCTGAACAGAGAGCGAGTCGTGGCCAGCCTACACAACATTGGCGCTTATCAAGGTGTAACCGGTGCAATCGCATTTGATAAGATGGGGAGAAGTCGTCATCCCTTGTTCTACATCTACGGTATCGAGTCAGGGCGATACCCGGGCAGAGTGATCCTCAAATCGGAATGA
- a CDS encoding ATP-binding cassette domain-containing protein yields MHFPLTQGIIFQRRVGAVKAVDGLNFFIRRGETLGLVGESGCGKTTTGRVILQLYRPTGGSVYFEGRDLTKMDGESLRRMRRRMQMIFQDPYASLNPRMTVGDIIGEPLEIHNLARGKAKQERVQELLRIVGLNPYFINRYPHEFSGGQRQRIGIARALAVQPIFIVCDEPISALDVSIQAQIINLLEDLQKEFDLTYLFIAHDLSVVRHISDRVAVMYVGKIVELANRAELYENPLHPYTKALLSAVPIPDPAVEARRERIILTGDVPSPVNPPSGCRFHTRCPVAIEVCREVEPEFRETGELHWVACHRV; encoded by the coding sequence ATGCATTTCCCCCTGACCCAGGGGATCATCTTTCAGCGTCGGGTCGGAGCGGTCAAGGCCGTAGATGGACTCAACTTTTTCATCAGGCGAGGTGAGACTCTGGGTCTGGTTGGAGAGAGTGGTTGTGGGAAGACTACCACAGGTAGGGTAATTCTGCAATTATACCGTCCAACTGGTGGCTCCGTCTATTTTGAGGGACGGGATTTGACTAAAATGGACGGGGAGAGCCTGCGACGGATGCGACGAAGGATGCAAATGATTTTTCAGGACCCTTACGCTTCCCTGAATCCGCGCATGACCGTGGGTGATATCATCGGCGAACCATTGGAAATCCACAACTTGGCGCGAGGTAAGGCAAAGCAGGAGCGAGTGCAAGAATTACTCCGTATCGTAGGGTTAAACCCCTACTTTATCAATCGCTATCCCCACGAGTTCAGCGGTGGACAACGACAGCGCATTGGTATCGCCCGCGCCTTAGCTGTCCAACCGATCTTTATTGTCTGCGATGAACCGATCAGTGCCCTGGACGTGTCTATCCAGGCCCAGATTATCAATCTACTCGAGGATTTGCAGAAAGAGTTCGACCTTACTTACCTCTTCATCGCCCACGACTTGAGTGTTGTCCGCCATATCAGTGACCGTGTGGCTGTGATGTATGTGGGTAAGATCGTGGAATTGGCCAATCGCGCCGAGCTCTACGAAAATCCCCTCCATCCTTATACAAAGGCATTGCTCTCCGCTGTGCCCATACCGGATCCTGCTGTGGAGGCGAGACGGGAACGAATAATACTCACTGGCGATGTGCCGAGTCCAGTCAACCCGCCCAGCGGCTGTCGATTTCATACAAGGTGTCCGGTGGCTATAGAGGTTTGCCGCGAGGTAGAGCCGGAGTTCCGGGAGACAGGTGAGTTGCACTGGGTTGCCTGTCATCGTGTCTGA
- a CDS encoding ABC transporter ATP-binding protein, with amino-acid sequence MRPLLQVSGLKTRFFTQDGVVKAVDGVSFEIMPGEALGIVGESGCGKSVTALSIMRLVPQPPGKIVDGRVIFDGQDLLELDEDEMRKIRGNKIAMVFQDPMTSLNPVLTIGRQISESLELHLKMTHEQARKRTVELLQLVGIPSAADRINDYPHQFSGGMRQRVMIAMALSCNPKLLIADEPTTALDVTIQAQIIDLVKKLRQEFGMAIIWITHDLGVVAGLCDKMIVMYAGHIVESAPVADLYSNPSHPYTLGLLKSIPRLDEARKAKLVPIDGFPPDLINIPPGCSFAPRCVYMREICSEEVPSLRSLNGRHEVACWVNVREGKA; translated from the coding sequence ATGAGGCCTTTGTTGCAAGTAAGTGGGTTAAAGACAAGGTTTTTCACCCAGGATGGGGTGGTAAAGGCGGTAGATGGTGTTTCTTTTGAGATAATGCCGGGAGAAGCCTTGGGCATTGTGGGCGAGAGCGGTTGTGGGAAATCCGTCACTGCTCTCTCTATTATGCGTCTTGTGCCCCAACCTCCGGGCAAAATTGTGGATGGTCGGGTTATCTTCGATGGACAGGATCTCCTGGAACTGGACGAAGATGAGATGCGTAAAATTAGGGGTAACAAGATCGCTATGGTTTTCCAGGATCCGATGACTTCGCTGAATCCGGTCTTGACTATTGGTCGTCAGATCAGTGAAAGCCTTGAGCTACACTTGAAGATGACGCATGAGCAAGCCAGAAAGCGCACCGTTGAGCTCTTGCAGTTGGTGGGCATACCATCAGCGGCGGACAGAATAAATGATTATCCCCATCAGTTCAGCGGGGGCATGCGCCAGCGGGTTATGATTGCAATGGCTCTATCCTGTAATCCCAAGTTACTCATTGCTGACGAGCCAACTACGGCTCTGGACGTCACCATCCAGGCTCAGATCATCGATCTGGTGAAGAAGTTACGGCAGGAATTCGGCATGGCTATCATCTGGATCACCCACGATTTAGGGGTAGTAGCTGGTCTGTGCGATAAGATGATAGTGATGTATGCTGGCCATATCGTTGAATCGGCGCCTGTGGCTGATCTCTACAGCAATCCCTCCCACCCCTATACCCTCGGCCTCCTGAAGTCAATTCCCAGGTTGGATGAAGCCCGCAAAGCCAAGCTGGTGCCGATAGATGGATTTCCTCCTGATCTGATCAATATACCCCCTGGCTGTTCCTTCGCACCACGCTGTGTATATATGAGGGAGATTTGCTCGGAAGAGGTACCGAGTTTGCGTTCTCTTAACGGCAGACACGAGGTAGCGTGTTGGGTGAATGTCCGAGAGGGGAAGGCTTAA
- a CDS encoding peptide ABC transporter substrate-binding protein — protein MFKREGAAATLLLIVFLIIGGCWPGEGKWPKPSLLTGDEAKPRAVGTLRLQGSEPLTLDPALSQDVSSWRYLVHIFSGLVSLDDNLEIVPEIARDYRLSPDGRVYTFELRRGSKFHDGTSVTAADFKYSLERALNPKTRSAVAQEYLGDVVGAKERLAGRAKEVSGIQVKDAYTLEITIDTPKTYFLSKLTYPTAYVVDKKNVESGPDWASHPNGTGPFQLKRWDKQAGIILLTRNDLYYGRKPTLNEVSFYYGGGSAMTMYERDELDACEVGAANIERVLDKSNPLNRDLRIVPQLDIMYLGMNVRMKPFDDLKVRQAFNYATDKKRIVNVLFKSTRIEAKGILPPGMPGYNKDLVGLDFDPEKAKRLITESSYGGVANLPEITLFTGVGGGALGRRFAEMYQRNLGVRINVEQIDRGFFEQLNAKKLQMFYLGWMADYPDPQDFLDILFRSDSGSNHSDYSNSKVDDILKRAGAEPDNEKRTRLYQEAEKIIINDAPWVPIAHDVSYILVKPWVKGLVWTPMGIISLKSVEIVKNVS, from the coding sequence ATGTTCAAGAGGGAAGGCGCTGCGGCGACGCTGCTGTTGATCGTTTTTTTGATTATAGGAGGCTGTTGGCCAGGCGAAGGGAAGTGGCCGAAACCTTCGTTGCTGACTGGTGATGAGGCCAAGCCTAGAGCAGTTGGTACCTTAAGGTTGCAAGGTAGCGAGCCTCTAACCCTCGATCCGGCGCTTTCCCAGGATGTTTCCTCATGGCGGTATCTAGTGCATATATTCAGTGGCCTCGTCTCCTTAGATGATAATCTGGAGATTGTGCCGGAGATAGCCCGTGATTATCGCCTCAGCCCTGATGGGCGGGTGTATACCTTCGAGCTGCGTCGCGGGAGCAAATTTCATGATGGAACCTCTGTAACAGCGGCCGATTTCAAGTACAGTCTAGAGAGAGCTCTGAACCCTAAAACCCGATCAGCGGTGGCGCAGGAGTATCTGGGTGATGTTGTCGGGGCGAAAGAGAGGTTGGCTGGTAGGGCGAAAGAGGTTAGCGGGATTCAGGTTAAGGATGCCTATACCTTGGAGATCACCATCGATACTCCTAAGACCTATTTCCTGTCGAAACTTACTTACCCAACGGCTTATGTTGTGGATAAGAAGAACGTTGAAAGTGGGCCAGACTGGGCGAGTCATCCCAATGGGACTGGGCCCTTCCAGCTGAAGAGATGGGATAAGCAGGCAGGGATCATCCTTCTGACCCGTAATGATCTCTATTATGGTCGCAAACCGACCCTGAATGAGGTGAGCTTTTATTATGGTGGTGGCTCGGCGATGACGATGTATGAGCGGGATGAACTCGATGCCTGTGAAGTAGGAGCAGCTAACATTGAAAGGGTTTTGGATAAGAGCAATCCCTTAAACAGGGATCTGAGGATCGTCCCTCAGCTGGACATCATGTACTTGGGCATGAATGTGAGAATGAAGCCGTTCGATGATCTGAAGGTGCGCCAAGCCTTCAACTATGCTACGGATAAGAAAAGGATCGTCAACGTCCTTTTTAAGAGCACGCGAATAGAGGCTAAAGGGATCTTGCCACCGGGTATGCCCGGTTATAATAAGGATCTGGTAGGATTAGATTTTGACCCAGAGAAAGCTAAACGGCTCATCACGGAGTCTTCCTATGGAGGGGTGGCCAATCTACCGGAGATTACCCTGTTTACCGGTGTGGGGGGTGGGGCGTTGGGGCGGAGATTTGCCGAGATGTACCAGCGCAACCTGGGCGTGCGAATTAACGTGGAGCAGATCGATAGAGGGTTCTTCGAGCAGTTAAATGCCAAGAAGTTACAGATGTTCTATCTGGGATGGATGGCTGATTACCCAGACCCCCAGGACTTCCTTGATATCCTTTTTCGGAGCGACAGTGGGAGCAATCATAGTGATTATAGTAACTCTAAAGTAGATGATATTCTAAAGCGGGCCGGGGCTGAGCCGGATAATGAAAAGCGTACGAGGTTGTATCAAGAGGCAGAAAAGATTATTATTAATGATGCACCGTGGGTGCCCATAGCACACGATGTCAGCTATATTTTAGTTAAGCCGTGGGTGAAGGGGTTGGTTTGGACCCCGATGGGGATCATTTCGCTGAAGAGCGTGGAGATCGTGAAGAACGTGTCGTAG
- a CDS encoding ABC transporter permease → MPGTVVETGVTIRRRATLWGDAYRRLIRNRMAVAGGIIVIIMTLVAIFANVIAPYDYAKQHYDVVLEPPRPGYWLGTDNLGRDVLTRLIFGARTSITVGVFTQFVILSIGIPLGAMAALAGGRIDNLLMRFTDIMYAFPDLLLIILLRSIFGGSIYMIFFAIGLAGWVNLARLVRGQLLSLKEREFIEAARCIGASEARILWHHLLPNAFGPIIVSLTFGIPSAIFAEAALSYIGVGVAPPTPSWGSMVQDGFQAIFGSPHLVLFPGIAIAITMMSFTFLGDGLRDALDPRMKM, encoded by the coding sequence TTGCCTGGCACAGTGGTAGAAACAGGTGTTACGATAAGGAGGCGAGCGACCCTTTGGGGTGATGCCTACCGTCGGCTCATTCGCAATCGGATGGCTGTGGCCGGGGGCATCATTGTCATCATAATGACACTAGTAGCTATCTTTGCTAATGTGATCGCCCCTTATGACTATGCCAAACAGCATTACGATGTAGTCCTGGAGCCCCCACGTCCAGGCTATTGGCTCGGCACCGATAACCTGGGGAGGGATGTCCTCACCCGTTTAATCTTCGGAGCGCGGACCTCGATCACGGTAGGCGTCTTCACCCAGTTTGTCATCCTGTCTATTGGCATACCGCTGGGAGCGATGGCTGCCCTGGCCGGTGGTCGGATCGACAATCTGCTCATGCGCTTTACTGATATAATGTACGCCTTCCCTGATTTGCTCTTGATCATCCTCCTGCGGTCAATCTTTGGGGGCAGCATCTATATGATCTTCTTTGCTATTGGATTAGCGGGTTGGGTCAATCTGGCCCGTCTTGTCCGTGGCCAATTATTGTCGTTAAAGGAGAGGGAATTCATCGAGGCAGCGCGTTGCATCGGGGCTAGCGAGGCTCGTATCCTTTGGCACCACTTATTGCCTAACGCTTTCGGACCAATAATTGTATCCCTGACCTTTGGTATCCCAAGCGCTATCTTTGCTGAGGCAGCTCTGAGCTATATTGGGGTTGGTGTTGCTCCCCCCACACCGAGTTGGGGCTCTATGGTTCAAGATGGCTTCCAGGCCATCTTCGGTTCTCCGCATCTGGTCCTTTTCCCGGGCATCGCCATCGCTATTACGATGATGTCTTTCACTTTCTTGGGGGACGGTCTGCGCGATGCGCTTGATCCCCGAATGAAGATGTAG
- a CDS encoding ABC transporter permease, giving the protein MLKYIARRVLWIFPVLIAVSLITFILMHLVPGGPWDREKALAPAVIENLNRRYNLDKPVWEQYLFFVWNAAHGDLGVSYTSQDRSVTSIIMEGFPITATLGLAALGVAIGIGLPFGIAASLRQNSWIDYICLVFATTGASTPNFVLAIVLIIVLAVVLHLLPTSGWGSPEQIIMPAIALGYGPAALVARLTRASMLEVIRQDYVRTARAKGLMEEAILFGHILKNALIPVVTILGPLAAYFITGSFIIETMFSVPGIGRMFVQGIGARDYALILGATLFYSFIVALANLAVDFIYGFLDPRIRYT; this is encoded by the coding sequence ATGTTGAAGTATATTGCCCGCCGTGTGCTCTGGATTTTCCCCGTTCTTATAGCCGTTTCTTTGATCACCTTCATCCTGATGCACCTTGTGCCGGGTGGGCCTTGGGATAGGGAGAAGGCCCTGGCCCCGGCAGTAATTGAGAACCTCAATCGTCGCTACAATCTGGATAAACCTGTCTGGGAGCAATATCTGTTCTTCGTTTGGAATGCAGCACACGGCGATCTGGGCGTGTCCTACACCAGCCAGGATCGCAGTGTGACTAGTATAATAATGGAGGGTTTTCCGATAACAGCCACGCTGGGGCTGGCTGCCCTGGGGGTGGCCATCGGGATAGGCCTGCCTTTTGGTATCGCTGCCTCTTTACGACAGAACTCCTGGATAGACTACATCTGCCTTGTCTTTGCCACGACAGGAGCCAGCACGCCAAACTTTGTCCTGGCCATCGTGCTGATCATCGTCTTAGCTGTAGTTCTGCACCTGCTGCCGACCAGTGGTTGGGGCAGTCCTGAACAGATAATTATGCCGGCCATCGCCCTGGGTTATGGTCCGGCCGCCCTTGTGGCCCGTTTGACCCGAGCCAGCATGTTGGAGGTTATCAGGCAAGATTACGTACGCACGGCACGAGCAAAGGGGCTTATGGAGGAAGCCATTCTGTTTGGGCATATCCTCAAGAACGCTTTGATACCGGTAGTTACCATCCTCGGTCCCCTGGCAGCCTACTTTATCACCGGTTCCTTCATCATCGAGACGATGTTTTCGGTGCCGGGCATCGGCCGGATGTTCGTGCAGGGCATTGGAGCCCGCGATTATGCCCTGATTCTGGGTGCTACCCTTTTCTATTCCTTTATTGTCGCTCTGGCGAATCTGGCCGTTGATTTCATTTATGGTTTTCTTGACCCCCGCATCAGGTATACATAA